The nucleotide window aggtcgagacccttcttcagactaattggaggggagggaagaatgTTGGAAAGGGGGAGAGGTAGGACAAAGAGTGGCAGGtataggtggacacaggcgaggAGGGGGGTTTGAATTTACTTCGGATGCATTATAGCTGTTAGTCAAGCATTATTTAGATAGAattatagtgtcatagagtcatccagtgtggaaacaggcccttcagcccaacttgcccacaccaaccaacatgtcccatctatacttgtcccacttgcctgcgtttggcccgtatccctctaaacctgtcctatccatgtacctatctaattgcttcttaaacattgcaatagtccctacctcaaccagCTCCACTGAtaacctgttccatacacccactaccctttgtgtgttacccttcagattctaaTAAAATATCAgtatacccctctcaccttaaaactggttgtcgattcccctaccctgggcaagaggctctgtgcgtctacccgatctagccCTCTCATCGTTTTATACATGATGTTCTGCTGTAGACTATTGAACTTCCTAGATATATAAAAAATAGAGTGTTGCTGGAAGGCTGATTGACTATCGAGGAAGTACAGATGCCCGCAAGGATACACATGCAGAGTTCTTGTGTATCAGTGTGACTGCTGGCAGCATACGTAGGTCTGAAGACTGTTCATTATGCTCAACATGTACTAACCTGACACTGGCAGCTGCAATAAGAGGGGAACCTAATTGCACTTCCATATGCTACCTGCTCACTAAAGTTGCCGTGAAAAATATCGGGCTTTTTTATTTCAGCTGATGGAGATGGTGTGAGTGGAATGGATGATGACTGCAAAAAATGGGCACAAGTTTTATGGAACTACCTTAAATTGGGACAACCTCTGGTGAAGGTAGGAGAGATTTGCTCCTGATTGGCAGGAATAACACACACAGATGGCTGCAAGGGTCAACTGTTGTAAAAGTTACTTCACCTGTTCCATTTACTCACCAATGGCTACACCCCACATCATGGCCATTGTTTAGTGTGAAGCAGACTGCTATcgtcaatggttcaatgctgcTTTTATTATCGCACGTGCAAATGCAAAGTGAAATGCGTTTCTTACATGCAGTTCAGTACTGTAATGCCATACCTAAGCGCATCCtcaattagcaagtgtacagaaatagtccactgagcccgcatgcaaaaGGCCCCATGTTTTGGTTCCATTTTCAAAGTTCAGTCCGCGTTCTAGTTCTTATGAGCGCTGCCCAATCCAGGCCAGCCCCAACtgatgcagggcctccagccatcgccttccttaGACGCGGTGGTCATCTCCTCGCCCGTCCAACGTTGTGCCCCGGGGGGgcacctcccgcagccggcgTCCCTCTCCTACAGCCTCGCTCCTCGCCTGTTGCACCCAGCGTCATTAGCTCCATCCTCCTGGTCCCTCTGGTCTTTGGGGGATGAGGACGGGTCGGCTCggtgccttccccccccccgacaGGCCGTGGTCCGCTGGGTTCACTGACCGATGGCCGGCTCCACCATGGCAGGTTGCGGCATGCTAGAAGCTTCAGCTCAGCTCCTCCTTATGCTGAGTTCTGTAATCTGCCAACTTCTCCTTAACAAAGATCATCTCCTTCCACATCCATGACATTATCCATCTCTGACCCTGCCGTAGTGTATTGACAGAATATGGAAGCTGGACTTGATTGCATCGCAATGAATTAAACACTTCATTAACAAAAACCATAACACTTCAAACTTTCCCGAATATTTTTGTGCTGAGAGATTGATGCTAACGGGAGAAATACTTTTTTGCTTTAGTCGTGATTTTGTTATGGGACACAACTCGGGAATAATATGAATCAGAAGCAGAGGGAGGTACTATTGCAATTTAACCTCAGCTCCATTTTAGAAACTTATGCACAGATGTGGTATTTCCATTCCTTGCATCTGCCTATTTATATCACAAATTGGAATGAAGATTTCTGCATTTGGAAACATAAGAGAAtggaaatgctggaatctggagcagaaaacaaactgctggacgaACTCCACCTTAGGGGCGACAAAGTGGCTCCGCAAtagtgctgctgcctgacagcaccagagacctgggttcgatcctgtctacgggtactgtctgtgcggggtttgtacgttccccctgtgaccgcgtgggttttctccgggtgatccaatTACTTTCCACACTATAGGTTAattataggtgaattggctttggtaaaggggAGTGGGAAGAGTCAAGGAAAAGGTTGGTCGGTGATAGGTGATACTACATAAAGGCGTAAGGGAGggcttgtgctttgctcaagtttccagcatccgtagttccttgtgtctcaattaGTTTTGTGAGTTTCTTTGCAGCTTAGTTTGGTTTTCTGATAACATATTAATAATTTGTGTTGTTGCCGTATAGAATTGATGATGGTAAATGCATGCAGGCTGTCTGAGAGTCTTTGTTCTTCCAGAGCGACGTAATTATTGGCCTGGGGTGCCATGATATCCGTGTTGCTGAAAGAGCTGCTCATCTCTATCTGGAAGAGTGGGCTCCACTGATATTGTTTACTGGTTACCTGGGAAGCCATACCGTGGGTAAGAAGTAGTGCCATTAAAATTATACTCCAAGCAAACAATATTGCATAACAGTATAACATTTTCTGCTAGCGTTACTGCAATTTCTTTGCTGTCGTTCATAATGTGGTATTGCAGTTTTCCTGCACAACTTCCTGACTTGGAAACTCAATGACGTTCCTTCACCATCCTTGGAGCTCTGTATCCAATAACACACAGGAGTATTGATACTCGACGTACTGTAGTGGATCAAGGAGACAGCTCATCACCACTTTATCAAGGGTAATTAGGGGATTGGAAATTACTGCTGGCCTTTCTTCTGATGCTGACTGACATCCCAATAGCGGATGAAAAGAAAGATAAAATCAGTTTTCACTTGCTGCATTCGAGGAACTCTTGTAGAGATGGGCAGGGGGGATGCAGGGGCCAGAGAGAGTTAcagggaccgggggggggggatggggggtagcACAGATGGAGAGGGATGTTTGGGGCTGGAAGCTGTCACAGAGATGGGGAGGGATTTTGGGTtcagagggagttacagagacatGGAGGGTGTTGTAGTGACTGGAGAGGGTTACCGAGATGGGGAGGGCTGTAGGGGCCAGAAGTGGGTTACACAAACTGCATTGTGAGTTGTATTATGTTGACAGCTATTTGGGAATTCCATTGGGTGCGATGGCTGGTTTATGTTAGCATGGCAACACATTCTGGATGTCTGTACTGCTGTGGACCAGCAAGGAGAATGCTGGATGTCAGATACTAGACATATGACCACTGGCTCTACCCGCAGACTTACCACCCGCTCTCGGATCAATAGTCCTCAAAGCTTTTCAGCAATGCTGTGTCAGAGAACACCAGGCAACCTTTGAGTCGGACTGACAAATGGATGAGAATTTCACAGGCAATCTCAGTTTATCAAATTCTTTACTTCCCATACTGGACAAtttaatagaaacaaagaactgcagatgcagatagactcaaagtgctggagtaactcgatgggtcaagcagcatctctggagaaaaaggatcggtgacgtttaaggtcgggacccttcttcagacggaaagtggggggtgggggggggtaggtgggggttgagagggaggcgAGGGGGAGGTGATGAGCTGGTGGCGAGGAAAGACCAGTACCGATCGGGGCCAgatacaaatgacctcaggcaggacgTTGCCTGGTAGGTCAATGTTTGGCTGGGAAAGGTGTGATCCCAAGACAGTGTGGAAAACTGTGGAAGTGGTAAAGTGACTGGTGAGGAGAAGGGctctaggagggggggagaggaggggattaTGAGATTGAGTTACTAAAAActagagaattcaatgctcatatcgCTGGTttttaagctacccaagcaaaatatgaggtgctgttcctccagacaATTTAGTAGATTTGTAAAATCAATTCATTGCATCAGttacaatatttaaaattattaacTGCCAAAGTACCAGAATTGAAGTGGGATTCTATTTCAATTAACACTTAATATTAAATTTCCCTCAGGGCAACGGATAATTATGTAGATGTCAACTTTTGGTTACATTCTCATCTCTGATTCAGATGGCACTGGTGTAAGTACCTCGCCTGCCGTTTCAGAGTTGCAGCTTTaattgtaggaacagcatcttatatttcacatgggcagcttccaacccagtggTGTCAATGTTGATTTtgctaattttaagtaacccctgcctttcctctctctccccctccctctcctcccccaccctggttgtcctcctagttccactgttcacatccttgtgttgctttgttatcacctcttccccagtcgACAATGGGCCAATATGGGCTccgcccttccttggtcatccattactggccctgctttgttctggccttttctcacctctagtTCCTTCcccctctattttcagtctgaagggtccagactcaaaatatcacccatcatttttcaccagtgatgctgcctgaccggctgagttactccagtgctttgtgtccatTTAAGAAGATAACCTGAGCTGACATTTTATACAGTTCTTGGGGGATACAGTTTTGGAAGGTGCTGCCATTAAAGTGAAAATATACAATGTTGTGCTGTACAGGTGCCTGACCTGCTTTTATGTACAAACTTATGGACAGCCCTTACTTGAGATCAAGTGTTGCAGAGTCCAGCGGGATGGATTTGCTGGGTGCTGTAGGTGACTGTTCTTGGCACTACCTGGAATGTTGCTGTATCAAATCCAGGAAGAATTAATTTGAGTTAACGAGCTGATGTCCATTTTGTGAATCCTATCTAGAGACAGTCCATCGGAGACCacagcagagacccgggatcgatcctgaccttgggtgctgtctgtgtggagtttgcacgtcctccctatgaccacatgggttttctccgggtgcttctgtttcctcccttATCCCAaaagcatgcaggtttgtaggttaactggccattgtaaattacccttagtgtgcagggaatggatgggaaaatgtaactggtgtgaacgggtgattgctggtcggtgcagacacgatgggccgaagggcccttttcctgcacggtatctctagactaaattaaatgaaacataggagcagaatttgtcaATTTGCCCAatcgaggtgggggggggggggggggggtaagtcagGTGGGTTGGGAGGTTGTTACTGGGGGCAGTGGGTTTATGGAGTTTAGATTACTATCGGGACTATCAGAATTGGACTGACTGGAGGAGAAGGCTTCACAGGGTGAGTGTCCTATTCCTGCTCACAACTTGTGTGTTCATATATGATGACGGTGAAAATAGCTGATGAATAATGCAAATATCTACTTCCTCATTGTGTAAGTGATATATAAGTTGACTTCACTAACCTAACTACGATTTCTACACACAGGTGTATGGCATAAGACGGAGGCAGACATTTTTGCCGAAAATGCAGTTAAATTGGGCGTTCCTGTTGACAAGATTGTACTGGAAACAAAGGCCACAAATACAGGCGAGAATATAAGGTTTGCATATCAAACGCTGAAGGAAAAGAATATCCCAGGTAAATAtcagcctgagttactccatcttcggtttaaaccaacttctgcagtttcttccaacactgtCCTATCCTTACTGAGGAACTACATTCATGCAAAGGTATAAAAATACTGCCTTGTAGCTCAACATTGTCATCACCACATGTAAGACATGTATTAAAAATGATGATGGAGGACTCGCAACCTAGTCAgccaccgcaggaaatgcaaccacATGCAGGACAATGCTAAAGCTGCAATGTCATCTCTTGCAGATGGATGGATGCCAATCCACAACCCATTTTCCAGTTTCCAAAGGACAAAGGCAGCTGCAATAGTCACAGGTCACCACTGAATGACCAGGACCGCTCACTATGAGACCTAGAATGAAAAGCGAGCTGAAACTGTAGCTCTCTGGGAACAAGGGCATAAAAGGGAGGCATTACCTTGTCAACCATTGTTTCAGAATAGTAAGTCTTTCAATATACTTGAGATATAAGAAGACAGAGTGCCTACAGTCTAAGGTGATGAGTAAAAGGATTAGAGGGAATTCGAGGGGAAGAAAGTTATCTGGGGAGTGGTAGGACTCTGGAATATTTCAACCGTGAAGATTGTAGAGATAAGGACTCACAACATTGATAAAGGTATCTGGATGAGAGGTCGAATCACCAAGGTATAGAAGGCTAcagaccaagtgctggtaaataggATGAGCATAGATGGGTCTtagatagttggcatggacacgatgggtctaagggcctgtttctgtgctggatgaatCCTTGACTGTAGGACATCTACCTCCATATTGGGCAGATTATATTAGGCTTATTTTTGTTCCTATTATTGGATGAAATAAGTTAATAATGCTGCACTGGATCCTTATTCTGGACTGGATCCTTGGGCCAATGCAGTAACATCAACTATAGTTAAAACGTTGCTCCCTATTGTAATTAATAATTTGCCCTTGGTCGGTTTATTGCTACAGGACTAGATTCTGAGGGTTTTTGATGTAAGTTGTTGAATGGTGGGACAGTTGATACTTGGATCCCAAATTGCACTGAGGGAGAAGACTTGCAAATAAAGAACCAATaaaagatgggactaggggaaaataagtgttcggcacggacttgaagggccgagatggcctgtttccgtgctgtaattggtatatggtttAAAAGGGGAAAATTCACTGAAGACTCATTTAATATGCAACAAGCTTGGACTGAAAGGACATTTAAGAACTGTAATGtattaaaataattctaaatatGAATCCTAGTTTCAACAGGATGAATTTGCTTCCGTTTCTATGTAATCCCTTAACCACTTTTTTTTCAGGTGACCCACTTAAACCAAATGGTCAACTTCCATGACCCAGTGATTGTAACTAGTTCATTATAACTAATTGTAGATGCAATCTAAGCACTTAGATTGAGTCCTGAAAGACTAGGAGAAtgatatttcatagaaacatagaaaataggtgcaggtggtggctattcggcccttcgagccagcaccgccattcattgtgatcatggctgatcgtccacaatcaataacccatgcctgccttctccccatatcccttgattccactagcccctagagctctatctaactcaatgTATGCTTCACTGCTGAATGTTACTTATGGGGAGGGTCAACATGCTCACGTTCTCTTTGACCCTTCTATATGAGGTCAAGCAGTCAGTAAAATCATTTTTGCCACCCAATTTTTTTAACATATCGTGAGAACCACTTTGAAAACCAGTGcactagaacatggaacatggagcaacgcagcgcaggaacaggcctttcagctcacacTGGTGTGCCCAACATGATTCCAAATTAACTTGATCTCATatacattatccatatccctctggcCATCTAGTTcccagggctgaagggcctgtttccgcactgtatctctaaagtttaaagtctggaGCAAAAATGTAAATTGGAATCAGTTACGTTTCGGAGTAAACACGAAGATAGCCAAtagaaggaaaaaactattacatgTTGTTACAGAATTGATTTTCAACAGCTAAGTAGGATTCCAGTAatatataaattatttaaaaGTAATGCCATGACAGTTTGCTGAAGCACTCAGCTtgccaggcagcctctgtggggaGGAAAATACAGAGATTTTTTCCCCTACACAGTCACTGGTCTGCTAGACATTTCTAACCTTCTCCATTCGATTTTGGGTTTCAGCAAGAGCTTTGACCTGCATTTTGCAGCTTCTATGTGGCCACTAACTtggtggcagggtggcgcagcggtagagttgctgccttacagcgccggagacccgggttcgatcctgactacacgtgctgtctgtatggagtttgtacgctctccccgtgactgtgtgggttttccacgggtgctccggtctcctaccacactccaaagtcgtacaggtttgtaggttaatttggctttggtaaaaattgtaaagtggcCCTCgagtgtaggatggtgccagtgtacaggatgattgctggtcagtctcgatgggccgaagggcttgtttccacgctgtatctctaaactaaactaaacatttgtttGTTTTCTTCCCCCTCTTTAATGGCATGAATTAATCTTTTCATCAGATATTTCCATGAATGGGATCTCACTGACACTCTTGGCTTTACCCAATCCGCGCCATTTGAACTAACTTGCTTTCTtgtttttccagttctgatgaagaatcCTTGACCTGAAAATATACCTGgttattccttccacagatgctgcctcacatgctgAGAGTATCCAGCATTTTCAATgtctatttcagattttcagcagacACAGTCTTTTGATCATCTTCAAAGCCAAATACTGCAATGGACAAAGATCGATCTAGAGTACGAATATGTTCCAAAACTGCTATAGGCTCATCTTAATCAATGTTATAACATATTTTGTTGCAGTCcctgcaaataaaataaaatggaacAACTAATTTACTGTGACTGGCAGAAAGCAGTCCCAAAATGTACAAAAAGCACTTTTCTAAGTTTTGCTCTGCTACTAAGATATGTTATTTGAAGTTAATGGAAAAAAACATGTGCATTAATGACAGTTTAGACATAGAATAGACTTTTGAGTTTACAAAATTGCATCTCAAATATGTGAagaaaatgtaatattttaattGTACAGTTAACGTTGTAATGATCATTTTTTGATATATTTTAATTAGGATATTTAACCAGGTTTGCCAGATAGATGATTATAACGTGCTTCTTTGGCAGAGAGGGGTTTGAGCTTGAATGAAAGTCATATCATATATGGTCTGCATCCTTTAGCATTTAATGTAGTTATTTCTTAAAAAGGGTGGGGGGTTTTCAAGTGTGTGGCATAGCTCAAATGTCCCTAAATTCTTTCTATTCTGTATCCACTTTCATATTAATCCCTGACatctaatcacctgactggcatatCTTTTATATTTTATATGCCTTTTTTTTCCTATTTGGTACCATCAAATAATTTGTACAACTTTTATA belongs to Amblyraja radiata isolate CabotCenter1 chromosome 23, sAmbRad1.1.pri, whole genome shotgun sequence and includes:
- the LOC116986421 gene encoding uncharacterized protein SCO4629-like, producing the protein MDDDCKKWAQVLWNYLKLGQPLVKSDVIIGLGCHDIRVAERAAHLYLEEWAPLILFTGYLGSHTVGVWHKTEADIFAENAVKLGVPVDKIVLETKATNTGENIRFAYQTLKEKNIPVKRIILVQQPFMERRVYATYLRQWPEDKENVQAIVTSPIMELEDYPNKHVGNMDNLIEYMLAVFERIRDYPKKGFQVEQEIFPEVCEAQWKLIQAGYRPK